Proteins from a single region of Vicia villosa cultivar HV-30 ecotype Madison, WI unplaced genomic scaffold, Vvil1.0 ctg.000650F_1_1_1, whole genome shotgun sequence:
- the LOC131630142 gene encoding flavonol synthase/flavanone 3-hydroxylase-like, with translation MMEVKRVQTLAFNQLKELPPQFIRPDNERPENTKALEGVDVPIISLSQQLDVLVTKITEAASEWGFFVITDHGISSKLIENLQDVGQEFFSLPQKEKEVYANDPSSGKFEGYGTKMTKNLEEKVEWLDYYFHLMSPPSRVNYEMWPKNPPSYREVTEEYNKEILRVTNNILELLSQGLALESNVLKSCLGGDEVELEMKINMYPPCPQPELALGVEPHTDMSALTLLVSNDVPGLQLWKDNSWVSVNYLQDAIFVHIGDQLEVLSNGKYKSVLHRSLVNKELKRMSWAAFVVPPHEIMVGPLSQLVNDQNPPKYSTKTYGEYRYRKFNKIPQ, from the exons ATGATGGAAGTTAAGAGAGTACAAACCTTGGCTTTTAACCAGCTAAAAGAGCTTCCACCACAATTCATTCGTCCAGATAATGAAAGACCAGAGAACACCAAGGCATTGGAGGGTGTTGATGTGCCTATCATTTCATTGTCTCAACAACTTGACGTTTTAGTGACAAAAATAACCGAAGCGGCTTCTGAATGGGGTTTCTTTGTCATCACCGATCATGGTATATCGTCAAAACTCATCGAAAATTTGCAAGATGTAGGGCAAGAGTTCTTTTCTCTACCTCAAAAGGAGAAAGAGGTGTATGCAAATGATCCATCTAGTGGTAAGTTTGAGGGGTATGGAACTAAGATGACCAAGAACCTAGAAGAAAAGGTTGAATGGTTGGATTATTATTTTCACCTCATGTCCCCTCCTTCTCGGGTCAATTATGAAATGTGGCCCAAAAATCCTCCTTCCTACAG GGAAGTGACCGAAGAATACAATAAAGAGATTTTAAGGGTGACAAACAATATCTTGGAGCTTTTGTCTCAAGGGCTAGCATTGGAGAGTAATGTTTTGAAGTCTTGTTTGGGAGGTGATGAAGTAGAATTAGAAATGAAGATAAATATGTATCCACCTTGTCCACAACCTGAATTGGCATTAGGAGTTGAACCTCACACTGATATGTCTGCTCTTACTCTACTTGTCTCCAATGATGTTCCAGGCCTTCAACTTTGGAAGGACAATAGTTGGGTGTCAGTAAATTATTTGCAAGATGCAATCTTTGTGCACATTGGTGACCAACTTGAG GTGTTGAGCAATGGAAAGTACAAAAGTGTATTGCATAGAAGCTTGGTGAACAAGGAACTCAAGCGCATGTCCTGGGCCGCATTTGTTGTTCCTCCACACGAAATTATGGTTGGCCCTCTTTCTCAACTTGTCAATGATCAAAATCCGCCCAAATATTCAACAAAAACCTATGGCGAGTACCGCTATCGCAAATTCAACAAAATTCCACaatag
- the LOC131630133 gene encoding fluoride export protein 1-like — MVEMERMNSDGGSSIRRRSLSLSSHRSHHTDNDVDCESVSEAGDIGDRALPSRRFSESNSFHSENGSTVRPLPRELSSTPPDAVVGSEDSKLEPPKGLPPLLDYVSCMAHLAVFGILGVLTRYLLQKLFGPQVANVTSNHTILYLDLPSNMIGSFLMGWFGVEFKKDISHVSEHLVIGITTGYLGSLTTFSGWNQKMLELSASGHWVISALGFVIGLSLVAVSIAFGVETAKGFRWLLNRLNITSPENGISKINYKVNSYHRQMTAMVIFLVILGILWGVSGALVKAKFKHGGSAAELWFACMVGPIGVWIRWFLARLNGRGLGKEGLFQWIPFGTLIANVSAACVMAALSTIKNAVNTRDCDTVVAGIQFGVMGCLSTVSTFAAEFNAMRKTNDPWRAYAYAAITICVSFSLGILIYCIPYWTKGFDIDT; from the exons ATGGTGGAAATGGAGAGAATGAACAGTGACGGGGGTTCTTCGATTCGAAGACGTTCGTTGAGTTTGTCAAGTCATAGAAGCCATCACACAGATAATGATGTTGATTGTGAGAGTGTTTCAGAAGCTGGCGACATAGGCGATCGAGCTCTTCCGAGCAGAAGGTTCAGCGAGAGCAATAGTTTCCACTCAGAAAACGGAAGCACTGTTAGACCTTTGCCACGAGAACTCTCATCCACCCCACCTGATGCAGTGGTTGGTTCTGAAGATTCAAAACTT GAACCTCCTAAAGGTTTGCCACCGTTACTAGACTATGTTTCATGTATGGCTCACTTAGCTGTTTTTGGAATTCTtggg GTCCTCACAAGATATTTACTGCAAAAGTTATTTGGCCCCCAGGTTGCTAATGTGACAAGCAATCATACTATTCTTTACCTTGACCTTCCTTCTAATATG ATTGGTTCATTTCTTATGGGATGGTTTGGTGTTGAATTCAAAAAAGACATATCTCACGTGTCAGAGCATCTAGTCATAGGAATAACGACTGGTTACTTGGGGAGCCTTACAACCTTCAGTGGTTGGAATCAAAAAATGCTTGAACTCAGTGCTTCCGGCCACTGGGTCATCTCTGCATTGGGCTTTGTAATAG GTTTATCTCTTGTTGCCGTCTCCATCGCATTTGGGGTTGAAACTGCAAAGGGTTTTAGGTGGCTTCTCAACAGGCTGAATATCACAAGTCCAGAAAATGGCATCTCTAAGATCAACTACAAAGTAAACAGCTACCATCGCCAAATGACAGCTATGGTGATATTCTTGGTGATATTGGGTATATTATGGGGTGTGAGTGGTGCATTAGTAAAGGCTAAGTTCAAGCATGGCGGCAGTGCTGCTGAGTTGTGGTTTGCTTGCATGGTTGGACCTATAGGTGTTTGGATTAGATGGTTCTTAGCAAGGCTTAACGGGCGTGGGTTAGGAAAGGAAGGTTTGTTTCAATGGATACCATTTGGAACTCTAATTGCCAATGTATCAGCTGCTTGTGTTATGGCTGCACTTTCTACTATAAAGAATGCA GTGAACACAAGGGATTGTGATACTGTTGTAGCAGGAATACAATTTGGTGTGATGGGGTGTCTGAGTACTGTTTCTACATTCGCTGCCGAGTTTAATGCAATGCGAAAAACCAATGACCCTTGGAGAGCATATGCCTATGCTGCTATCACAATATGCGTGTCCTTCTCTTTGGGAATCTTAATTTATTGCATCCCGTATTGGACAAAGGGATTTGACATTGACACGTAA
- the LOC131630150 gene encoding uncharacterized protein LOC131630150 — translation MKKELESIEKNITSELFDLPEQKKPIGVRWIYKVKEKPKGEIVMHKVRLVAKEFLQREGIDFDEVFAPVARLETIWLVVGSANCNNWSMYQMDVKSLFLNGPLKEEHGVNVKADASKDVIILCLYVDDLLITGSNEPLTFAKNPIAHGKSKNIDMKFHYLRDLVCEDKLKLGYCRSEEQVANFVEKLGHKCCVQEVGDELGHEEVGALELRRCIGYT, via the exons ATGAAAAAGGAACTGGAATCGATCGAGAAGAACATTACTTCGGAGTTGTTTGATCTACCGGAACAAAAGAAGCCAATCGGTGTGAGATGGATCTATAAAGTGAAGGAAAAACCCAAAGGTGAAATTGTCATGCATAAGGTTCGACTAGTTGCGAAGGAATTTTTGCAAAGAGAAGGTATAGACTTTGATGAGGTGTTTGCACCTGTTGCTAGGCTAGAAACGATATGGCTAGTTGTAGGCTCTGCGAATTGCAATAATTGGTCAAtgtatcaaatggatgtgaaatccTTGTTTTTAAATGGTCCACTTAAGGAGGAA CATGGTGTCAATGTGAAGGCGGATGCAAGCAAAGATGTGATTATACTTTgcttatatgttgatgatttgttgATAACGGGAAGCAATGAG CCATTAACCTTTGCTAAGAACCCCATTGCCCATGGGAAGAGTAAGAATATTGACATGAAGTTTCATTACTTGAGGGATCTGGTGTGTGAAGACAAGCTGAAGTTGGGATATTGTCGAAGCGAAGAACAAGTTGCGAATTTTGTTGAGAAATTGGGTCACAAATGTTGTGTTCAAGAAGTTGGTGATGAGCTTGGGCATGAAGAAGTTGGAGCACTTGAATTAAGGCGGTGTATTGGATATACATAA